A region from the Rufibacter sp. DG15C genome encodes:
- a CDS encoding OmpP1/FadL family transporter, whose amino-acid sequence MKSKFLAFLGSAVLTAGVANAGGYQANLQGQKQIGMGHAGTGLALDQSSIFFNPGALAHLRQNGIQLGISALNSKIAYRESSGGVAESQTDNPLGTPFQVYASYGAAESPLRFGIGVYTPYGSTVNWGSTWQGRFGLNELTLQAIYIQPTVSYRITDKLGVGAGLIVSIGSVNLQRSVPLTDENGNEGRIELDGKSKTGIGFNAGVYFQPTEKLSLGLTYRSKVDAKVEDGDIILQIPDAAPVRAQFKGDKFNATLPLPANLTLGLGYKATDKLTLALDVQRVEWSAYESLRFDFNDVIGGQTSSEAQRQYEDSYIYRLGAQYVLSDIMTLRAGAYYDQSPVEDGYLTPETPDSDSRGVSVGLTLKLSEKVDLDASFLYVNKKERTDDASKSNGVAGTFKSVAYIPGVGVNYKF is encoded by the coding sequence ATGAAAAGTAAATTTTTAGCCTTTCTGGGCAGCGCTGTGCTTACCGCAGGCGTTGCCAATGCCGGAGGATACCAAGCAAACCTCCAGGGGCAAAAGCAGATAGGGATGGGGCACGCCGGCACTGGCTTAGCATTAGACCAGAGCAGTATCTTCTTTAACCCAGGTGCTTTGGCGCATTTGAGACAGAACGGCATCCAACTAGGCATAAGCGCCTTAAATTCTAAGATAGCGTACCGCGAATCTTCTGGTGGCGTGGCCGAGTCTCAGACCGACAACCCACTGGGTACTCCTTTTCAGGTGTACGCCTCTTACGGTGCCGCTGAGAGCCCCTTGCGTTTTGGTATTGGCGTGTATACTCCGTACGGTAGCACCGTGAACTGGGGAAGCACGTGGCAAGGACGTTTTGGTTTGAATGAGTTAACCCTGCAGGCTATTTACATCCAGCCTACCGTGAGCTACAGAATCACTGACAAGTTGGGCGTGGGCGCTGGCTTAATTGTTTCTATAGGCAGCGTAAACCTACAACGTTCTGTTCCCTTGACAGATGAGAACGGCAACGAAGGCCGCATTGAGCTAGACGGAAAATCTAAAACCGGTATTGGCTTTAACGCAGGCGTGTACTTCCAGCCAACAGAGAAGCTTTCTTTGGGCTTGACCTACCGCTCTAAAGTTGATGCAAAGGTAGAAGACGGAGACATCATCCTTCAGATTCCAGACGCAGCGCCGGTGAGAGCTCAGTTTAAAGGAGACAAATTCAATGCTACCCTTCCTTTACCCGCTAACCTTACCTTGGGCTTAGGCTACAAGGCTACAGACAAGTTGACGCTTGCCTTAGACGTACAGCGTGTGGAGTGGAGTGCCTATGAGTCTTTGCGCTTTGACTTTAATGACGTGATTGGCGGCCAGACTTCTTCTGAGGCTCAGCGTCAGTATGAAGATTCTTACATCTACCGTTTAGGTGCCCAGTATGTCTTATCTGACATCATGACCCTGCGTGCGGGCGCCTACTATGACCAGTCTCCGGTAGAAGACGGTTATTTAACCCCAGAGACGCCAGACTCAGACTCTAGAGGTGTTTCTGTTGGCTTAACGCTTAAGCTTTCTGAGAAAGTAGACCTAGACGCTTCTTTCTTATATGTCAACAAAAAAGAGCGCACAGATGACGCCAGCAAGTCTAACGGTGTAGCCGGTACTTTCAAATCGGTGGCCTATATTCCTGGTGTAGGGGTTAACTATAAATTCTAA
- a CDS encoding SGNH/GDSL hydrolase family protein: protein MKNILHKLGAVAFLSSSLLFTGCDPEFEDDRTFSAGSLDLTKYVAVGNSLTAGYQDNGLSLEGQLNSYPNMLANQFSFVGGGGFTQPLFSLEQRNGTGYLRLTGFTSTGSPITTTVNTELAVRGLGADGKTPLLTKFTGAINNFGVPGIRVADINTPGYGLNNPQGFNPYFERLLPDNSFTTYLQKVSTSAPTFFSLWLGNNDVLGYATAGGFAGSITATSTFETNYTAMVNALSANNTEGIVATIPDVRAVPFFTTVGPTFKASLPAAVPAVVVLTKNTPTRKVVLKSDIKSAAGGTVLFTLTSAPYLPLVGTPTGKYWRDLAKSQSPTNPNAALQQYLAAFQIDTTKMFGLSGENPFPSALVLDNDEQAEIATATTAFNTFIKAQATSKNLAVFDAFEFFNRIQTGFALNGVNYSPAFITGNLFSLDGVHPTQRGYAIIANEMIRAINTKYGSTIPTIDVTQFRAVQIP, encoded by the coding sequence ATGAAAAATATCTTACATAAACTGGGTGCTGTTGCTTTCCTTTCCAGCTCCCTACTGTTTACTGGTTGTGATCCTGAGTTTGAAGATGACCGCACCTTTAGTGCCGGCTCTCTTGACTTGACTAAATACGTGGCGGTTGGTAACTCCCTTACGGCCGGCTACCAAGACAACGGTCTTTCTTTAGAAGGACAGTTGAATTCTTATCCAAACATGCTGGCTAACCAGTTCTCTTTTGTAGGCGGCGGCGGCTTTACCCAGCCATTGTTTTCTTTAGAGCAAAGAAACGGTACTGGTTATCTTAGACTGACTGGTTTTACCAGCACGGGTAGCCCTATCACCACCACTGTGAACACTGAGTTGGCGGTAAGAGGCCTTGGCGCAGACGGCAAAACACCTTTGTTGACTAAATTCACTGGTGCCATCAACAACTTTGGCGTACCGGGTATTAGAGTGGCTGACATCAACACGCCAGGCTACGGCTTGAACAACCCACAAGGCTTCAACCCTTATTTTGAGAGACTTTTACCAGACAATTCTTTCACGACGTATCTGCAGAAGGTTTCTACCAGCGCGCCTACCTTCTTTAGCTTATGGTTAGGAAACAACGACGTGCTAGGGTATGCCACTGCAGGTGGTTTTGCCGGAAGCATCACGGCTACCAGCACGTTTGAAACCAATTACACCGCCATGGTGAATGCCCTTTCTGCCAACAACACAGAAGGCATTGTGGCTACTATCCCTGACGTACGCGCGGTTCCTTTCTTTACAACCGTAGGTCCAACGTTTAAGGCGTCTTTGCCAGCGGCGGTACCAGCAGTAGTAGTATTAACCAAGAACACGCCTACTCGTAAAGTAGTCCTTAAGTCAGACATCAAATCTGCAGCCGGCGGAACTGTCTTGTTCACGTTGACATCTGCTCCTTACTTGCCGTTGGTGGGCACGCCTACCGGTAAATACTGGAGAGATCTGGCTAAGTCTCAAAGCCCAACAAACCCTAACGCAGCCTTGCAGCAATACTTGGCGGCCTTCCAGATTGACACGACCAAGATGTTTGGCTTAAGCGGCGAGAACCCGTTCCCAAGTGCGTTGGTTTTGGACAACGATGAGCAGGCAGAGATTGCCACGGCCACTACGGCGTTCAACACCTTCATCAAAGCACAAGCTACTTCTAAAAACCTGGCGGTGTTTGATGCTTTTGAGTTCTTTAACAGAATCCAGACTGGCTTCGCGTTGAATGGTGTTAACTATTCTCCTGCGTTCATCACGGGTAACCTGTTCTCATTGGACGGTGTGCACCCTACGCAGCGTGGCTACGCCATCATTGCCAACGAGATGATCAGAGCCATCAACACCAAATACGGTTCTACCATCCCAACCATTGACGTAACCCAGTTTAGAGCGGTACAAATCCCGTAA
- a CDS encoding lipocalin family protein yields the protein MSRTFLPALFFLLVFFCTTSCQQDEGAPDQKQLLAKTWLVASQVVQRNDGPKEDVYAQLEDCQKDDELIFFENGTYELNPGKDECQISVMEEGTWELYDKQLFIAEQEYEVQQLSSTVLVLGFKASKGDDKIVTTTTYKAK from the coding sequence ATGAGCAGAACCTTTCTCCCAGCTCTATTCTTTCTATTGGTTTTCTTTTGTACCACAAGTTGCCAGCAAGACGAAGGTGCTCCAGATCAGAAGCAACTTCTGGCAAAGACTTGGCTGGTAGCGTCACAGGTTGTGCAACGCAATGACGGTCCCAAAGAAGACGTTTATGCCCAACTAGAGGACTGCCAAAAAGACGACGAACTCATTTTCTTTGAGAACGGCACCTATGAGCTTAACCCAGGCAAAGACGAATGCCAGATTTCTGTGATGGAGGAAGGAACCTGGGAGTTGTATGACAAGCAACTGTTCATTGCCGAGCAGGAGTATGAAGTACAGCAACTGTCCAGCACTGTACTGGTGCTAGGGTTTAAAGCAAGCAAAGGAGATGACAAGATTGTCACCACTACCACCTACAAAGCCAAATAG